GACAATTCTAACAAACAATTGGTTAACTTCAACAAATTTTACCACTGTTGCCAGCATTCGAATAGAAATGCGCAGTGTTTATAAACATCATAATGTACCAGTATCAACTCACAATATTTCATAGGTCATTCTCAATGTCTACAAGACCGTACTGATGTTGAATGGGTTTCAGTGATATGAATAACTAAAATTTACTTCTAATGAGATTTCTACCTTCTTGGTGGTCAACAAGACCGTAGTTTCTCTAGAGCCCCTAACAGAGAAAATGTAAAGACCCCCTTAGGTTATGAATatccataggattgcacctagaaagttaccatccGAAGCACAAGTCCGGTGAAGGTTACTTAAGGAAAACCAGCAGTCgtccacgcataccagcctcccctctcgaTATCACCGATATTATTCAATGGAAAGACacaggccgatacagtttggcatgaTTGAAGTCGAAACTCAATTCTAAAATTGTGTGAACTGGggcaacgtaaaataaaatgtCATGCTCTAGAACACAACACCGCcttgtccgggaatcgaactcactaactcatgattgtgagcccgatatTCTAACCAGAGCCATACACCTCCTAAACGAAGAGAATTAAGGTGAGCGTCAAGGAGGAGGTTGAATGGTAGCAAGGAGTTCTAATAGTAAATAGAAGAGggtgaaagtttttttttccttcggtTTGACCGTCCTCCCGGACGCTTCAATGATATTGCGCGAGCGCACAATCCATCAAGTCCCCCATACATGTTCTTGATTCGTGAACGTTTGCCATTCCACTGACTTGAAGCAACTTGCCCACATAGTTTAGACGTTTTCTTTCCGCAGTTGATTCTTCCTTCAACTGACTGCCATAAGAATGATAGCAAGGATGCAATGATGAAAAACTAGTGACACTATCGTATGAAAATTGAATCAGTGTCCTCATGCTTATAGCTATCCAGTGTCAACGACATCATTTTGGCACAACGTCGGTAacttcgggggggggggtaactcgattacatcgatcccagtactcagctAGTACTGagattacttatttttatctcttttacctTGAAAGGATGTAAAATAAAGTGGattacggcggaatttgaactcagaacgtaaagacggccaacgccgctaagcattttgcccggcttgctaacaattctaccattaTTATCAAAGTTATTCCCCCTGACATATCACTGATTATTAATAATTACCTCCCTTATATGAATTGCGAAAGAACGAAACAGCGGGTAGGTGATTTGtctatcttttactagttttagtcattaaactgcgaccatgctggggcaccgccttcgcAATTTATCAGAGAAAGCTTAGCATCACGAGATCTATTTAGTAGGGTCTTGTCAAGGACTATATCTCTACTGTTACAGGCATCCACTACACAGTTatgtggttggtgataggaaggataTCAACACAGAGAAacccaactgaaaataaaacatacctgttctaagagtgtagtggatcACAGTAAGAATATAACGACCTATCCAACCCATTCATGTGAAAGTGGAATTTGAATGAATACTCTGTAAATTTCATGTGGTATTAGGGAAAATATATGCTTTGCATACAATCTAATGAGAACCTTTACATGGCTGCTAAGatcagcagccaaatctctctcaaacaacTTCCCATCCTCAAAGAAAAATGTAAAGGAATCACATATTGATTAATGCAATCCAAAAAGTCAAGGTGGTCATGGTCacaatgtatttgaatataagtTTGCTTGGTCAGGGTTAACCGAAGATTAAACAATGGCAAAAGCCAAATAGCGTACAATTTTATGTAAATGCAAATTCAGTTACCTGGGGGAGTTTCTGAAATTAATCAAATTAAAGCATGGCTGCATGGTGAaggagctcactttgcaaccacaaggtttggggttcagtcccacataaCAGCAActtggacaattgtcttctacgACAGCcctgggacaaccaaagccttgtgagtgaattcagtagagagagagagaaagagagagagagagagtgtgtgtgtgtgtgtgtgtgtgtgtgtgtgtgtgtgtgtgtgtgtgtgtgtgtgtgtgtgcatgtgtttgtatcgcACCAgcacttgacagccagtgttggtttgtttataaccCCATAGCAGACTTCAAAAAAATCTTAATTACTGGAATCAATTCGTTCAATGAAACTTTTcaaggctgaaacaaataaaagataaaagatgacatAAAGGAAAGAAGACAAATGAAgattattataaaaaaacaaaatttaattatgaaatgtGTAAGTTCATTTTTATCTACATTTTTTgccttttaattttcttattttattttcaaaatcctGAATCTACTTCTATGTCCATTATTTAAAATAAGCATACTGCATCATTTCAGAACTGGTGAATTTTGGTGCTGGATGAATTGAAGTGTCCATAACTGGAGATCTGACCTTGATGCGACGTATGTGAGTATCCCGGCCATTCTGATGATTGGAAAGAACTGCAAGTTGAATCATAAAAGTTCGTATATGTTTGTCATTTGAATCTTTGAGAGGAATCCTAACCCAACCAACTGGTTCGATTAGTTCCACTTGCTCAAGTTCGACTAAATCGTGGAAATTATTTCCTGCACGAATtgagattctgaaaaaaaaaaaatgaatacttgAATTATTATGGAAGACTTTCAAGGAAAAATTATTCCTGCTATAGCAAGAACATGGCACGATAAGGTAAACATTTTTTTCCTGAGCATATCTATAGAGGAGTACCAAGGttaagaaattactgaacataaaGCCTATGAATTAGGGTTCAAATTACATCATTGTCACATAATTTAACTTAGTAAGAGCaccaatttgttttaaaataaagtacttgtcaCAAAGATTTTACTGTTGCTGACCTGTCACATCATCCAACAGTTGGGGAGTTGCCTACACCAACAGCTGAATGATTGATTGGAGAGTTGATTACACCAACATTTGGAGAGTGATTGCCACTGATGCCAACATAATGCCATCAGATCATCCAACAAATGGTGATTTGCCTACAGCAACAGTTGGATGTTTGTGTACACCAAAACCAGGAGAGCTGATTACACCAACATTTGGAGACTCGGTGTTATACTACTAACATAACATTCGACTTGTTTGagcacgcttacgttaaaaaacaattttagaatgactttttttctgtcaaaacgataaaaataactgacaaaaaaaaaacaaaattctaccaaatcaaaaaataaactcaAATACTAAGCAAACAAAGATGAACCAACCCACTTCCattgcgtgcgtgcgcacatgcacaaacacacacacacacacacacacacacacacacacacattcgcatacccccttttatatacatacacatatattcacacagaactgaaatgctgtttgatttattttttcagcatacaattttcatcatcccactaccaagtatgacatcacaccttccttattcatctgccaccccttcctttctcattcataaacacaaaagtattattatagtagattattttggtaaccatgggagctatgaaaaaatacaaagcccagcatcaccaccagctcattctacacatctgtttgcacaattccacccagccgtttgaccgtgaatcccaagacaagaaagaatcgcccatatcaaatttatatgtatagatttcactaattattaattacttctaacactttagcatttaaaccaaccatttattctgttttatgttcaaactggccagatcttacCTTGCACACCAACccaacaatgccattctaaaaacaaacaaccacatcatttaaccctttcgagaccaacccagctgaaactgcctctggctctgtagtaccaatgtcttgttttcataagttctgaaataaaatcttccaccaaaccttagtcacaatttatgctcctaacacaagcttaatgataactaaattattttactaaattctttgttatataattaatggaaagaaacacagagcatctcaacagaaatatgctaacgaaagggttaaatctcaaagctacgaaataatgaatgattaattcaaaacaatgtgaatgaataagcattacatttgacagaataatctgaatgctaaagggttagaacAAAATAAATCTTTTAGGTTTGTTGTACCTGTTGGGTGTGTAGCTCTCATCTGCTTTGTAATTTGTATAAAGACATATATCTTGAATAATTGTTTTCCGTCGGAATTGTACATTCACCAAGTGAGGTTGTGGACCATCTGATTGCCAATAGGTGTCAAAATCTTCATCTCGTAACTGTTCAACACCAAAccctgttttaaaaaaagaaatgcaacATCATGTAAATCCAACTAATACTATTTACAAAGAAAGACTTATGTAtcttgcgagagagagagagagagagagagagaagggggtgtaCAAGTGTATTTGAAGGTTTAtttaatgaaatcatcatcatcgtttaacgtccgttttccttgctagcatggcttggacggttcaactggggtctgggaagccaggaggttgcaccaggcaccaatctgatctggcagagtttctacagctcgatgcccttcctaacgccaaccactccgtgagtgtagtgggtgctttttacgtgccaccggcataggtgccaggggaggctggaaacAGCCACAAttggttagtgctttttatgtgccaccggcacggaagtcagtcaaggcgacactggcatcagccatgttcggatgatgttttttatgtgccaccggcacagatatcacaactacaatttccatttgatttttatttgatgttgatgttgatgtacttgactcaaaaggtctcctcaagcacagcaggttgccctacgatcctagttaattatatctataatacTAAATGCAAACTTGTGTCTGTTcctccatccagccagccaggaCCCCTGCATcttagtctacatttgctctgcaAAGACATAtcatacctttttggaatcaggatgatcctgagattgaaaatctgcccttcatttggttcttgaacatccagcattgggatcaggtCTGGTCGAGGATTTGTTGGCATATGataacagttgaaaattcaaattttaaaagaacaccACAGATTTGTgaatttataagttttttatttaaactgaatttcAAGAAATACCATATTGGTAGAGCAGccagctggcagagtggttagcacgccgggcgagatacTTAGTGGGATTTCTTCTGctgttaaattctgagttcaaatttcgccaaggttgactttgcttttcatccgttaggggtcgataaattaagtaccagttatgcaccgggatcgatgtaatcgacttaatccctttgtctgcccttgtttgtcccctctatgtttagccccttgtgggcaataaagaaataaggatcattagcacaccaggcaaaatgcttagtgatatttcttctgctattacgttctgagttcaaattacaccaaggtcgactttgcctttcatcctctcagggttgattaaataagtaccagttacacacggggtttgatgtaatcaacttaatccctttgtctgtccttgtttgtcccctctatgtttagcctcctgtgggcaataaagaaagaaataccatattggtatcatcatcatttagcgtccgctttccatgctggcatggattggacggttcaactggggtctgggaagccagaaggctgcaccaggcccagtctgatctggcaatgtttctacagctggatgcccttcctaacgccaaccattccatgagtgtagtgggtgctttttacgtgccaccggcacaggtgccagacgaggctggcaaacggccacgattggatggtgc
This DNA window, taken from Octopus sinensis linkage group LG4, ASM634580v1, whole genome shotgun sequence, encodes the following:
- the LOC115210925 gene encoding anaphase-promoting complex subunit 10, with protein sequence MAVKLNTCQEAAIFEDEREGKIREVGNQAVWSLSSCKPGFGVEQLRDEDFDTYWQSDGPQPHLVNVQFRRKTIIQDICLYTNYKADESYTPNRISIRAGNNFHDLVELEQVELIEPVGWVRIPLKDSNDKHIRTFMIQLAVLSNHQNGRDTHIRRIKVRSPVMDTSIHPAPKFTSSEMMQYAYFK